The Candidatus Zixiibacteriota bacterium region ACTAAATAAAAGTATAGAGAAACTTCAAGATATTGCTACCAAAATTTTAGCAATGGAAATAGCACGGCCAGAACTTAGAAAACTCGATGATAAAAAACGAAAGCGTCAATGGCACAACAAAAAAGAAAAAGGATGGCGAGTAGTTGATAGGATGCGCAATTTCTCTGATTGGTATGAATCCAATAAATTATCTCAATATTGTATTTATATATTCTGGGATGGACGAAAGTGTATATATCTTGGTAGCACTACGCAAGGTAAGAATAGAATATTAAATCACTTTGAAAAAAGATGGTTTCAATCAATAAAGCGTATTGATGTTTATTCTATTTCTAACCAGAGTGAGATTTCAAAAATAGAATGTTTAGCACTTCACTTTTTCACGCCACTAAAAAATAAGAATCGCTCAGCAAGTAAGAAGTGGCGTAAGAAGTGTCCTATATGTAGGAAGCGGGATCTTATATCGTATGAACTGAAGAAAATATTTAAGTTCAAGTAACATTTATTTCTTTTGTTGGTGCGGGAATTGGATTCCCCTCACCAGTTGTGATAAGAGCAAGCTCTTGCACTCCACAATGCAATTTTATGTAGCGTCCTGACTCCTGTCAGGACGTTTTTTTGGGTGGGTTAGACATTCCTGTTTCACCTATCGTAGCGCGAGGCCGTCAAGGGTCTTGAGACTTTCAGCCTCGCAATGCGACCCTGTCCTACGGTGGCTACGCCAGACGTAGTCTCCGTTATCAGGAAAAGGGTCGCGCTACGAAAACCGAACAGGCAAGATGCCTGTTCCACCTGTAGGATATTGTAAAGGCGACCCGGCAGTTCGACAGGCTCACTGCTCTGAGCAAAGCCGAAGAGCGGGTCGCCCCTACATCCCAAAAATATCTTTACAACCCTTTTGATTTGCCGTATTATTTAGCAAAACCGGGAAAGGTTTTTTGGTAGGTCAGACATTCTTGTCTGACCGAACAGACAGGGATGTCTGTTCTACCGCTCATAGACAATCATAAATTTGTAGGGGCACGTTGCAACGTGCCCCTACTGTCTCAATCAATGCTTGAAACTCAGAAAAATTCAGGACAGGTTTCTACAATCCAGAGGCAGGGGAGGTTCTGGGAGACTTTTCGGTCGTTGAGGCACCGTAATTACCGGCTTTTCTGGTTCGGGCAGATGATCTCCCTGATCGGGACCTGGATGCAGAGTATGGCTCAGGGCTGGATGGTCCTGAGACTTTCCAATTCTCCATTTCTCTTGGGGCTGGTCAGCGCTTTTGCAGGTCTGCCGGTTTTTTTCCTCTCCCTTCCAGCCGGAGTGCTGGCTGACCGGATCAAGAAAAGAAAGTTCCTCATCTTCACCCAATCAAGCTCAATGGTGTTAGCCTTTATCCTATCTTTTCTGGCTTTTACCGGACTGGTGAGGGTCTGGCATGTTATGGTCTTGGCTTTATGCCTGGGTCTGGTTAATGCCTTTGATGCTCCGACCAGGCAGGCTTTTGTCAAAGAAATGGTTGGGAAAGAGGACCTCTTTAACGCCATCGCTTTAAATTCCTTCATATTCAACAGTGCCAGAATATTAGGACCTGCAGTTGCCGGGATTTTAATCAGTCTGGTAGGAGAGGCAGGGTGTTTTTTCTTAAATGGTGTGAGTTTCATAGCAGTGATTGTTGGTCTATCTCTTATGAGGATGGAAGATATTGTTTTTGAGACAAAGAATAACTCTTTTTTTACCAGCTTCAAAGAAGGGGTGTCCTATGTAACCGGTAATAAAAGGGCATTGGCTTTGATCCTTATGGCCTCCACCATGAGCATTTTTGGTTTTTCCTACGCGGTTTTGATGCCGGTTTTTGCTAGGAACATCTTGAAAGCGGGTCCCTCCGGTCTGGGGTTTCTTATGTCCGCAGTCGGCGCTGGTGCTATAGCTGCTGGATTGGGTTTAGCCTCCAGGAAAACCGAGGAGAAATTAAAATATATGCAAGCCGGGATAATAGTCTTCTTCCTTTCCCTGATATTTTTCTCTTTTTCCGGGAATTTCTTCTTATCCTTGATTTTCCTGGTAGGAGCCGGCTGGGGGATGATATCTTTAATCGCAACCTGCAATACCTTATTGCAGGAGATTGTTCCTGACCAGCT contains the following coding sequences:
- a CDS encoding MFS transporter; translated protein: MRHRNYRLFWFGQMISLIGTWMQSMAQGWMVLRLSNSPFLLGLVSAFAGLPVFFLSLPAGVLADRIKKRKFLIFTQSSSMVLAFILSFLAFTGLVRVWHVMVLALCLGLVNAFDAPTRQAFVKEMVGKEDLFNAIALNSFIFNSARILGPAVAGILISLVGEAGCFFLNGVSFIAVIVGLSLMRMEDIVFETKNNSFFTSFKEGVSYVTGNKRALALILMASTMSIFGFSYAVLMPVFARNILKAGPSGLGFLMSAVGAGAIAAGLGLASRKTEEKLKYMQAGIIVFFLSLIFFSFSGNFFLSLIFLVGAGWGMISLIATCNTLLQEIVPDQLRGRVMGLFVMMFMGTMPIGSFIAGTLGQVLGVIWAVRIGVVFCVVISLYLFKRFIQKEVM